The following proteins are encoded in a genomic region of Corylus avellana chromosome ca4, CavTom2PMs-1.0:
- the LOC132177678 gene encoding 1-aminocyclopropane-1-carboxylate oxidase homolog 4-like: protein MSAFGNSVLFQTRFGREIMNPRGSEGRNPSPKTTTVTCATQNYDRAKEVKRFDDSKVGVKGLVDSGITTIPRFFVHPPETLSDLKPGSEVRSGSDLVIPAIDLSGVDSDARRSVIVDEIRRASSSFGFFQIVNHGVPLGVLDRTMASIKGFHEQPTEMKERFYRREIGTGVSYMSNVDLYHSKAASWRDTIQIRLGPKVVDEDEIPEICRKEVIEWDREIKRLGELLVGLLCEGLGVEAKRLNEMTCLEGRVMVGHYYPNCPQPDLTVGLAYHTDPGVLTVVQQDHVGGLQVKHDGVWLDVKPVPGALVINIGDLLQIISNEEYKSAEHRVLANSKNEPRVSLAVFFNPSSREDLYGPLPELISPEKPAIYRQFTLTDFMTRFFKKELDGKSLTNYYKL, encoded by the exons ATGTCCGCTTTCGGAAACTCTGTTCTGTTCCAGACCCGATTTGGACGCGAAATTATGAACCCACGTGGATCCGAAGGTCGGAACCCTAGTCCCAAAACGACAACCGTCACGTGTGCAACCCAGAACTACGACAGAGCCAAGGAGGTGAAGCGGTTCGACGACTCCAAGGTCGGAGTGAAAGGCCTTGTCGACTCCGGCATCACAACCATCCCCCGCTTCTTCGTTCACCCACCCGAGACCCTCTCCGACCTCAAACCCGGATCCGAAGTCCGGTCCGGATCCGATCTCGTCATCCCCGCAATCGATCTCTCCGGGGTGGACTCGGATGCACGGCGGTCAGTCATCGTCGACGAAATCAGGCGCGCGTCCTCCAGCTTCGGGTTTTTCCAGATTGTCAACCACGGTGTCCCGTTGGGAGTTCTGGACCGTACGATGGCCTCCATCAAGGGGTTTCACGAGCAACCGACGGAGATGAAGGAACGGTTCTACAGGAGGGAGATAGGCACCGGTGTATCCTACATGTCCAACGTCGACTTGTATCATTCTAAAGCCGCCAGTTGGAG GGACACCATCCAGATAAGACTGGGTCCGAAGGTGGTGGATGAGGATGAAATCCCTGAGATATGCAGAAAGGAGGTGATTGAGTGGGACCGAGAGATCAAACGGCTGGGAGAGCTCTTGGTGGGGCTGCTTTGTGAGGGGCTGGGAGTGGAGGCAAAGAGGTTGAATGAGATGACATGTTTGGAAGGGAGAGTGATGGTGGGCCACTACTACCCTAACTGCCCACAGCCTGATCTGACGGTTGGGCTCGCGTATCACACTGATCCAGGGGTGTTAACGGTGGTGCAGCAGGATCATGTTGGTGGGTTGCAGGTTAAGCATGATGGGGTTTGGCTGGATGTTAAACCTGTCCCTGGAGCTCTTGTTATTAACATTGGGGATTTGCTTCAG ATTATTTCCAACGAAGAATACAAAAGTGCAGAGCACCGAGTGTTGGCCAACTCCAAGAATGAACCGCGGGTCTCGCTGGCGGTTTTCTTCAACCCAAGCAGTAGAGAGGACCTGTATGGACCGCTGCCAGAGTTGATATCACCAGAGAAACCTGCAATTTACCGGCAATTCACGTTAACAGACTTCATGACCAGGTTTTTCAAAAAGGAATTGGACGGCAAATC